From Saccopteryx leptura isolate mSacLep1 chromosome 3, mSacLep1_pri_phased_curated, whole genome shotgun sequence, one genomic window encodes:
- the LOC136399437 gene encoding zinc finger protein 814-like, which translates to MAAAALRRPAEVSVTFDDIAIYFSWEEWRLLDEAQRRLYLHVMLENFALISSLGCCCRADNVAQLTEQNIFVRVSQARNSKAASYSRKSHPCENCEPVLRNIFHLVEQQGTKHSQKLLKCGACAKRFYFSTNSHKQQVQHIGEKPFTSRVDRASCVKSCRIQMSRKTFTFGEVKKDFVASLGHQQQQDTPKVKEPNKDTQWEVTLQSRKGHDPLRECEKALSPQHLPAQDQDVQTGRQRLVCSECGKTFRYKSSFVTHCRAHTGKMVRVCGENGISFSRKSAAVQHRKIHTGAKPFKCSKCGKSLNHKSVLIHPRGWHKGENSYVCGDCAPSFSPSSVFIRYQRVQTGEKPYKCNDCAKSFTSVAALSYHQSSHTGERPYGCSDCGKSFISKSDLRYHQRVHSGERPYECSECGKSFITRTALRYHQRVHSGERPYECTECGKSFTRRNNLLIHLRVHSGYRPYECNECGKSFTFSSSLRYHHRVHTGERPYDCSECGKSFNNRWTLVRHQRIHTGEKPYVCSKCGKSFTCSSTLQYHERGHLGERPYECSECGRSFTTSSALRYHQSVHTGERPYECNECGKSFISRSDFQYHQKTHSGERPYECRECGKSFIRRNNLILHQRVHTGERPYECSECGKSFNNKSTLIQHRRVHTGEKPYVCSECGKSFTSSSTLCYHLRTHAGKRPYECSECGKSFTSSSTLNYHQRVHTGERPYKCGECGKSFAFSSSLRYHHRVHTGERPYECRECGKTFKDRSQFTKHQRGHTGERPYECSECGKSFSHKSSLSIHQRIHNRERSYKCSECGKSFTSTSGLGYHRRLHRGERPYQCIDCGKSFTSSSILVRHQRVHTGERPYECSDCGKTFASSDTLSYHRRVHTGKKPYKCSQCGKSFASGSTLRYHHRVHTGERPYECSDCGKSFICSSKLRYHQRVHTGERPYECNECGKSFRDSSQFSQHRRGHTGERPYECGECGKFFMRKSTLSQHQRVHTKENP; encoded by the coding sequence GTTGCTGCTGTAGAGCAGACAATGTGGCACAACTCACTGAACAGAACATTTTTGTAAGAGTGTCACAGGCAAGAAATTCCAAGGCAGCTTCCTATTCACGGAAGAGCCACCCTTGTGAAAATTGCGAGCCAGTCTTGAGAAACATTTTCCACTTAGTTGAGCAACAGGGCACAAAACACAGCCAGAAACTGCTGAAGTGTGGAGCGTGTGCAAAGCGATTTTATTTCAGCACAAATTCTCACAAGCAACAGGTGCAGCACATTGGAGAGAAACCCTTCACAAGTCGTGTGGACAGGGCCTCATGTGTGAAGAGCTGTCGAATCCAAATGTCTCGGAAGACCTTTACCTTTGGGGAGGTTAAGAAGGACTTTGTGGCCAGCCTGGGACATCAGCAGCAACAGGACACTCCTAAAGTGAAGGAACCAAACAAAGACACCCAGTGGGAAGTAACTTTACAAAGCAGAAAGGGTCATGACCCTTTGAGGGAATGCGAGAAAGCCTTGAGTCCTCAACACCTACCGGCTCAGGATCAGGATGTACAGACTGGCAGACAGCGTTTAgtgtgcagtgaatgtgggaaaacGTTCAGGTACAAATCTTCATTTGTGACGCACTGCCGAGCCCACACCGGAAAAATGGTTCGTGTGTGTGGTGAAAATGGAATATCCTTTAGTAGAAAATCAGCTGCTGTTCAGCATCGAAAAATTCATACAGGAGCAAAGCCGTTCAAGTGCAGCAAATGTGGGAAATCCTTAAACCACAAATCTGTCCTCATTCATCCCCGGGGGTGGCACAAAGGAGAAAACAGTTATGTGTGCGGTGACTGTGCACCATCTTTTAGTCCCAGCTCAGTATTCATTCGATATCAGAGGGTTCAAACTGGAGAAAAGCCTTATAAGTGTAATGACTGTGCAAAATCTTTTACCTCTGTCGCTGCCCTCAGTTATCATCAGAGCTCTCACACAGGGGAAAGGCCTTATGGATGCAGTGATTGTGGGAAATCTTTTATCTCTAAGTCCGACCTTCGTTACCATCAGAGAGTTCATTctggagaaaggccttatgagtgcagtgagtgtgggaagtCTTTCATCACTCGGACTGCCCTTCGCTATCACCAGAGAGTTCACAGTGGAGAAAGACCCTATGAATGTACTGAATGCGGGAAGTCCTTTACTCGAAGAAATAACCTTCTTATACACCTGAGAGTTCACTCAGGTTACAGGCCTTATGAgtgcaatgaatgtgggaaatcttttacCTTTAGCTCCAGCCTCCGTTATCATCATagagttcacactggagaaaggccttatgattgcagtgagtgtgggaaatcTTTTAACAATAGGTGGACACTTGTCCGACACcagagaattcacacaggagaaaagcctTATGTGTGTAGTAAATGTGGTAAATCTTTTACGTGCAGCTCCACTCTGCAGTATCATGAGCGAGGCCACCTTGGAGAAAGGCCTTatgagtgcagtgaatgtggTAGATCTTTTACTACTAGTTCTGCCCTCCGTTATCATCAGAGTgttcacacaggagaaaggcCCTATGAATGCAATGAATGTGGGAAGTCTTTTATTTCTAGATCTGACTTCCAgtatcatcagaaaactcattCAGGAGAAAGGCCTTATGAGTGTAGGGAATGTGGGAAATCCTTTATTCGAAGAAATAACCTCATTTTACACCAGAGAGTTCACACAGGTGAGCGGCCGTATGAGTGTAGTGAATGTGGAAAATCTTTTAACAATAAGTCAACACTCATTCAACACCGGAGagttcacacaggagaaaaaccttatgtgtgcagtgaatgtggaaaatCCTTTACCTCTAGCTCCACGCTCTGTTATCATCTGAGAACTCATGCAGGAAAAAGGCCTTatgagtgcagtgaatgtggCAAATCTTTTACGTCTAGTTCCACCCTCAATTACCATCAGAGAGTTCATACAGGAGAAAGGCCTTATAAGTGCGGTGAATGTGGGAAATCATTTGCCTTTAGCTCCAGCCTTCGTTATCATCACAGAGTAcacactggagaaaggccttatgaGTGCAGAGAATGTGGGAAAACCTTTAAGGATAGATCACAGTTCACTAAACACCAGAGAGGTCACACTGGAGAGAGGCCTTACGAGTgtagtgaatgtgggaaatcatTTAGCCACAAATCTTCCCTCTCAATACACCAGAGAATTCATAATAGAGAAAGGTCTTATAAATGTAGTGAGTGTGGTAAATCTTTTACCTCTACCTCTGGCCTTGGATATCATCGGAGACTTCATAGGGGAGAAAGGCCTTATCAGTGTATTGACTGTGGGAAATCTTTTACCAGTAGCTCCATACTGGTTCGGCACcagagagttcacactggagaaaggccttatgaGTGCAGTGACTGTGGGAAAACTTTTGCCAGTAGCGACACTCTCTCTTATCATCGGAGAGTTCATACAGGGAAAAAGCCTTACAAGTGCAGTCAGTGTGGAAAATCTTTTGCCTCTGGTTCCACCCTTCGTTACCATCACAGAGTTCACACAGGAGAGAGGCCTTATGAGTGCAGTGACTGTGGGAAGTCTTTTATCTGTAGTTCCAAACTTCGTTATCATCAGCGAGTTCACACTGGTGAAAGGCCTTATGAGTGCAATGAATGTGGAAAGTCATTTAGGGATAGTTCCCAATTCAGTCAACACCGGAGGGGTCACACTGGCGAAAGGCCTTATGAGTGTGGTGAATGTGGGAAATTTTTTATGCGAAAATCTACCCTCTCTCAacatcagagagttcacactAAAGAAAATCCTTAG